TCGAGCACCGCGGCGGTGACGAAATCCTCACTTCGTAGCGCCAGGAAGCGGCCGCGCACCTCGCGCGCAAGGCTGGTCCAGCCGAGCAGCGAGACGATGATGGTGATCACGAAATAGACGTTGACCGGAGACCATGTGAGCGGGATCGCCGCCGCAAGGCCGAGCCACAGCGGGATGGTCGGCATGGCGCTGACCACCTCGATCATGCGCTGGATCACCGTATCGACCCAGCCGCCGTAAAAACCCGAAATCGAGCCGAGCACGACGCCGAGGACGAGCGACATGACGACGCCGACGAGGCCGATCGACATGGAAATCCGCGTGCCGTAGACCAGCCGCGAGAAGACGTCGCGGCCGAGGCGGTCGGCGCCGAGCAGATACATCGGGTCGTTCGGATTGAGCGGGCCGATCAGGTGGCGGTCCATCGGGATCAGGCCCCAGAGTTCGTAGCGGGCGCCTTTGACGAACAGGCCGACCGGCACGACCTTGGCTTCATCGACAACGAAGGTGCGCCGCAGCGCCACCTTTTCGATCTCAACCTTGTAGCCCTTCACATGGAAATTGAACTCGGAACTGCCGTCCGGCTTGGTGATGAAGAAGCTCAAGCCCTGCGGTGGCGCATAGGTATATTGCGGCCGCGACGTCGAAGGCAGGCTGGGCGCCAGGAATTCGGCAAACAGGCCGATCAGATAGAGGATGAGGATGACCGCGCCGGCGAACATCGCCACCTTCTGGCGGACCAGCTTGCCGGCGATCAGCCTCCACGGGCCGACGGTTGCGGTCGAAACGGTCTTGCCCGCCTTCAACGGACTGATCGAGGGGCCGTCGGCGACGGTGTAGGCGGGGCCGGAATAGGTTCCGAATGTTTCGTGCGTGCTCATGCCGCCTCCCTCAATTGAACCGGATGCGCGGATCGAGCAGTGCGAGCAGCAGATCCGAGAGCAGCATGCCGACAAGGGTGAGGGCACTCAAAAGCAGGATGAAACTGCCGGCGAGATACATGTCCTGCGACACCAGCGCCCTGAACAGCAGCGGGCCGGCGGTTGGCAGGTTGAGCACGATGGCGGTGATCGTCACGCCGGACACCAGATGCGGCAGCACCCAGCCGATCGCCGAGACGAATGGGTTGAGGGCGATGCGCACCGGGTATTTGAGAATGACCTTGTATTCCGGCAGGCCCTTGGCGCGGGCGGTGATCACATAGGGCTTGTGCAGTTCGTCGGTCAGGTTGGCGCGCAGGACGCGGATCAGCGCCGCCGTTCCCGAGGCCCCGATGATGATGATCGGGATCCACAGATGGGCGAGGAAATCGCCGACCTTGGTAAGGCTCCAGGGGGCTTCGGCATATTCGGGAGAATTGAGGCCGCCGACGCTCTGGCCGAGATAGCGGTAGGCGAAATACATCAGCACCAGCGCCAGGATGAAGTTCGGCACGGCAAGACCGATGAAGCCGAAAAAGGTGAAGACGTGGTCGCTGATCGAATGGCGACGGACGGCGGAATAGATGCCGATCGGCAGCGCGACGATCCATACGAACAGGAGGCTTAAGAGCGAGATGACCAGCGTCGAACCCATCCGGCCCCAGATCAGGCCGGAGACGGGCTGGTTCCATTCGAACGAATGACCGAAGTCGCCGCGGCTGACGATGCCCCAGATCCATTTGAGGTACTGGATGTAGAAGGGATCGTCGAAGCCGTAGATTTCCTTCAGCCGCTCGATCTGGGCCGGATCGACGGCCTGGCCGCTGTCGCTCATCGTGGCGATCATCGACGTCAGGTAGTCACCCGGCGGCAGCTGGATGATCAGGAACGATATCAGCGACATGCCGAACAGGGTCGGGATCATGTAGAGCACGCGCTTGAAGATATAGCCAAGCATCGGAATAGTTCTCCTCCCGTTGAAAGCGCCGCGCAGGCGCCACCTTCGGATCTCCTTCCGCTCCCGGCCCCTCCAGGCCGGAAACGCTCATGCATTTCAGTCTCCCACCCTATTTCCAGGTGAGATGCAGCACTTCCAGCCGCTCTATTCCCGGCACCTCCACTTCCGCGCGTCCGTCCTTCACGCTGAAGCTTGCTGCCCGGTCTGCAACCACCAGCCAGGCTTTCGCCACTGACTTGCCGTTTGGAACTTCCACTGAAACGGTCTGGGCCGCCAGCGGATAATTTTCGCGTATCGGGCCTTTCATCATCATCGGGTTCGTGAGGTTGAAGAGGCTGAGGGCGATACCCTCGGCGTTTTCCCTGAGCGCGAGGTCGATGACGCCCGGGCCTTTCACGGTGACCCGCGGGGTTTTGCCGAGCGCCCAATGGACGGCATTGGACAGCAGCCGGCCGTGGTCGACTGCAAAGACCTCCCAGAAGATTTCGCCGATATTCCAGGGGATGTAGACCGTGCGGCCACCCGTGCCTGTTTCGCGGGCGATAACCGCCGCCCCTTCCGGGTCTTTACGCGGATAGACTTCTTCCATCGGCAGGTCCGGGAAGTCGGGCACGTAGAGGAACGGCGTCTCGGCACCTGCCGCCGGTTCGACATGGATCAGCCTTGTGCCGCCCATAATCCGCTCGGCGCCATCAAAACCCTTGTTGACCGGGTGGTCGCCGGACAGCGCCACATAGGTGTTCTTGACGATACCGCGCGGGCCAGAGACGAATTTCGCCCCGAGCACGTCCGAGAGGCCGAATTCGGGCCGCGTCTTGCCGAATTCGTCGCGAAGCGAGGTCTCGTAGGAGGCGACGATGCTGCCGCCGCGCGCCACATAGGCGCGGATCGCCTCGTTCTGCGCATCCGAAAGGCAGGAGGCATTGGCAAGGATGATGACTTTGAAACGGTCGAGATTGTCCTCGGTCAACACCTGATCGGAGAGAAGCTCGAAGGGCAGGCGGGCCTCGACCAGGGCGTGGTAGACGCCGAGGTCGTGTTTTTCCGCGGCATGGCGTTCCTCCGGCGCCCAGTGGCGCAAGGTCGTCGATGGGTCGATCACGGCGATATCAGCCGTTGGCTTCATGCTTTCGATGACCGGCTCGACGGCCGATTGCAGCACGAAGGCCTCAGCAACGGGATCCACCCAGCGCTTGTCGGGCACCACGCCGTTGAATTTCGTGAACCAGGCGAAAAGCCCGTGGGCCGTGCCGTTGTTGATCCAGAGCTGCATCTCCTCGCCCGAGGTCACCGCATCCTTCCAGCGGTATTCCTCCTCCGGGCCGATCGAGGTGATCAGTACCACCGGACGATCGGCAAAGGTGGCGCGGATGCGCTTGCCGTTGCGCCCCGCCGACCATCCGAGCTCCAGCCCCTTGCGGCCCTGGTGGTCGACGACGAGGAAGGGGCAGTGTTTGGTGATGACCGAGAGGTCGAATTCCATCAGCGACGCGCCGCTCATATTCGGGATGAAGCTTGCATGCGGCCGGATCGCTTTGACGGCGTCGTCCCACTGGGCGATCACGTCGGTCAGCACGCGGCGGCGCCATTGCAGCCAGGCCTGCCAGGCGGGGTCTTCGGCGTCCGCACTCTTGGGCAGGGCATGGCCGGACATGTCCTTGAAACGGCGGGCGCTGTCCTCACTGTAGTCGACGCCGTGGCCCTGCCAGCGATTGGCGAAGATCGCGTCGATATCGTATTCGCGGACGATCTCCTTCACCACCTCCGGCATGAACACCGAGTTGTAGTCGCCATAGGCATTGGCGACCCAGACATCCGGATAGGCCCAGTGACGGCGTGGGCTGCCGTCGGCATTGATCATCACCCATTCCGGATGGGCCTTGGCCGCATCGTCATGGATGGCATGGGGATCGACGCGGGCCATGACATGCATGTCGAGCTTACGGGCTGCATCGACCAGCGCGCCAAAAATATCCTTGTCGCCTAGATATTGGCTGACGTAGTGGTAGGGAACCTTGCTTGGATAGTAGGCGATGTAACCACCTGCACTGAGGCAGACGGCGTTGGATTTCGTGCGTTTGAAGACGTCGATCCAGAAGGCCGGATCGTATTTGTCCGGATCATCCTCGACGAAGGTCAGCTGCGTCCAGCGCGTCGCGGTCCTGAACCAGTCGGGGGTCCGCAAGGTGTCGGTGTTCTGTCGTCTCGCCTCGAGCATGATAGCATCCAATCATCGGAAAAGGGGTGCCCTCGGCGCCGGCCGGGTGAGACCGGCGCCCGGAAAACATCGGAATTTGCGAGGCCTTCAGACCTTGTAGAACTGCTCCGGCATGGTCGGGGCAGGCGTCGGCCAGCCGAACGAGTTCGGCATGGTCTTGGTGATGTTCCTCATGTTGTTCTTGACGATGCCGTAGCCGTCCGGCGGCTGCGAAATGCCGAAGACATAGAAGGTTTCCGCGGCCCCCTGCAGGATCTGCTTCATGATCTCGCGCTGGCCTGCCTGATCCGAGG
This genomic window from Neorhizobium galegae contains:
- a CDS encoding ABC transporter permease — its product is MSTHETFGTYSGPAYTVADGPSISPLKAGKTVSTATVGPWRLIAGKLVRQKVAMFAGAVILILYLIGLFAEFLAPSLPSTSRPQYTYAPPQGLSFFITKPDGSSEFNFHVKGYKVEIEKVALRRTFVVDEAKVVPVGLFVKGARYELWGLIPMDRHLIGPLNPNDPMYLLGADRLGRDVFSRLVYGTRISMSIGLVGVVMSLVLGVVLGSISGFYGGWVDTVIQRMIEVVSAMPTIPLWLGLAAAIPLTWSPVNVYFVITIIVSLLGWTSLAREVRGRFLALRSEDFVTAAVLDGSSEKRLIFRHILPSLTSHILAVVTLAVPTMIVAETSLSFLGIGLKPPVVSWGVLLQDAQNIRTVATAPWLLIWPSLAVIVAVLSFNFFGDGLRDAADPYDN
- a CDS encoding alpha-amylase family protein; the protein is MLEARRQNTDTLRTPDWFRTATRWTQLTFVEDDPDKYDPAFWIDVFKRTKSNAVCLSAGGYIAYYPSKVPYHYVSQYLGDKDIFGALVDAARKLDMHVMARVDPHAIHDDAAKAHPEWVMINADGSPRRHWAYPDVWVANAYGDYNSVFMPEVVKEIVREYDIDAIFANRWQGHGVDYSEDSARRFKDMSGHALPKSADAEDPAWQAWLQWRRRVLTDVIAQWDDAVKAIRPHASFIPNMSGASLMEFDLSVITKHCPFLVVDHQGRKGLELGWSAGRNGKRIRATFADRPVVLITSIGPEEEYRWKDAVTSGEEMQLWINNGTAHGLFAWFTKFNGVVPDKRWVDPVAEAFVLQSAVEPVIESMKPTADIAVIDPSTTLRHWAPEERHAAEKHDLGVYHALVEARLPFELLSDQVLTEDNLDRFKVIILANASCLSDAQNEAIRAYVARGGSIVASYETSLRDEFGKTRPEFGLSDVLGAKFVSGPRGIVKNTYVALSGDHPVNKGFDGAERIMGGTRLIHVEPAAGAETPFLYVPDFPDLPMEEVYPRKDPEGAAVIARETGTGGRTVYIPWNIGEIFWEVFAVDHGRLLSNAVHWALGKTPRVTVKGPGVIDLALRENAEGIALSLFNLTNPMMMKGPIRENYPLAAQTVSVEVPNGKSVAKAWLVVADRAASFSVKDGRAEVEVPGIERLEVLHLTWK
- a CDS encoding ABC transporter permease; amino-acid sequence: MLGYIFKRVLYMIPTLFGMSLISFLIIQLPPGDYLTSMIATMSDSGQAVDPAQIERLKEIYGFDDPFYIQYLKWIWGIVSRGDFGHSFEWNQPVSGLIWGRMGSTLVISLLSLLFVWIVALPIGIYSAVRRHSISDHVFTFFGFIGLAVPNFILALVLMYFAYRYLGQSVGGLNSPEYAEAPWSLTKVGDFLAHLWIPIIIIGASGTAALIRVLRANLTDELHKPYVITARAKGLPEYKVILKYPVRIALNPFVSAIGWVLPHLVSGVTITAIVLNLPTAGPLLFRALVSQDMYLAGSFILLLSALTLVGMLLSDLLLALLDPRIRFN